A stretch of Lathyrus oleraceus cultivar Zhongwan6 chromosome 6, CAAS_Psat_ZW6_1.0, whole genome shotgun sequence DNA encodes these proteins:
- the LOC127097987 gene encoding uncharacterized protein LOC127097987, producing the protein MVTENNSNRVGLILSSTNSIRVFLSGASNDPTLSSQLRQTSSELLIQSEIPYEPLRAVWISSDPSTRPELIRLLSGSGFVFSSPKPREKSEELKARLKKLEDLAERKAYKELVKDIAPKEDVQEPFSSYKDQLGFGLHVIVTMFTGYLVGFAAFRALFDHSPAMNAAGGILGLVGAMLVETFLFIIRSSNPDGNKTRKPNQKSRSSFSTSSLKKNL; encoded by the exons ATGGTTACTGAAAATAACTCCAACCGGGTCGGGTTGATCCTATCCAGTACCAATTCCATTCGAGTTTTCCTTTCCGGAGCCTCCAACGATCCCACTCTCTCCTCTCAACTCCGGCAAACTTCCTCCGAACTCCTCATCCAATCCGAAATACCGTACGAGCCACTTCGTGCTGTCTGGATCTCCTCTGATCCATCCACCAGACCCGAATTGATCAGACTCTTATCCGGGTCCGGCTTCGTCTTCTCAAGCCCTAAGCCCAGAGAAAAG AGTGAAGAATTGAAAGCAAGGTTAAAAAAGTTGGAAGATTTAGCTGAGAGGAAAGCATATAAGGAGCTTGTTAAGGATATTGCACCAAAGGAAGATGTTCAAGAACCTTTCTCCTCTTACAAGGATCAATTAGGATTCG GTTTGCATGTTATTGTTACAATGTTTACTGGCTATCTTGTTGGATTTGCAGCATTTAGAGCTCTGTTTGATCACAGTCCTGCCATG AATGCTGCTGGAGGAATTCTTGGGTTGGTGGGTGCCATGCTTGTTGAGACGTTTCTTTTCATTATTAGAAGTTCCAATCCAGATGGCAACAAAACGAGAAAGCCCAATCAAAAATCGAGATCATCCTTTTCCACATCCAGTCTCAAGAAAAACCTGTAG